One Tolypothrix bouteillei VB521301 DNA window includes the following coding sequences:
- a CDS encoding cadmium resistance transporter: MNWLITTLIVGISAAFATTFDDNLYLTAFFGKVNHAFRPKHIILGEFVGFTALVLASLPGFFGGLVLPASWIGLLGFLPIAIGISHLLSRDDGDEAVESIAVNLSSSPTRSKRHKKSLLATLRDPQTYRVSAVTIANGGNNIGIYVPLFASSNLPSLGVILCVCYLTVGVWCCLSYFLTRNPLMAPLLTRYGRKVFPFVLIWLGLSILIKSETYQLLPSLAMFHH; the protein is encoded by the coding sequence GTGAATTGGCTAATTACTACACTCATTGTTGGCATCTCTGCTGCCTTTGCAACTACCTTTGATGACAATCTATATTTGACAGCTTTCTTTGGAAAAGTCAATCACGCTTTTCGCCCGAAGCACATTATTCTTGGTGAGTTTGTTGGATTCACTGCGTTAGTTTTAGCTAGTCTACCCGGTTTCTTTGGCGGTTTAGTTCTTCCTGCAAGCTGGATTGGTTTATTGGGTTTCCTTCCTATCGCTATTGGTATCAGTCATCTCTTGAGTCGAGACGACGGGGATGAGGCAGTAGAATCTATCGCGGTTAACTTGTCATCTTCTCCCACTCGCTCAAAGCGCCACAAAAAATCACTCTTGGCAACTCTCCGCGATCCTCAAACCTATAGAGTGTCCGCAGTGACTATTGCAAATGGAGGTAATAACATTGGAATTTACGTACCTTTGTTTGCGAGTAGCAATCTCCCAAGTTTAGGAGTCATTTTATGTGTTTGCTACCTTACTGTTGGGGTATGGTGCTGTCTCTCATACTTCCTGACTCGCAATCCCCTCATGGCACCGCTTCTCACTCGCTATGGTCGCAAAGTCTTTCCCTTTGTTTTAATTTGGTTGGGACTCTCTATCCTAATTAAGAGCGAAACATATCAACTTTTACCCAGTCTGGCAATGTTCCATCATTAA
- a CDS encoding LLM class flavin-dependent oxidoreductase, with product MSGKKQLKLGAFMRPVSIHTGAWRYPGALPDANFNFPALKRFIQKLEQGKFDAFFMADHLAVLNMPLNALKRSHTVTSFEPFTLLSALASVTEHIGLIATASTTYDQPYHIARRFASLDHISGGRAGWNIVTTANPDAALNFGLKEEVEHDERYARAREFYDVVTGLWDSFADDAFIRDVGSGIYFDPSKIHVLGHQGKYLSVRGPLNIARPVQGWPVIVQAGASEAGRQLAAETAEIVFASASSLEAGKVFFADIKSRARAIGRDPETIKILPGALVIVGETVEAARAKRTHLDSLVHYDSGIASLNSALGYDVSGFDPDGPLPIIPQTNAGKSARERVIALSQRENLTIRQLAQRIGSYGGLAFVGTPQTIADEMEQWLTEEGSDGFNIMFPFVPEGLNDFVDRVVPELQRRGIFRQDYEGKTLRENLGLARPANRFFETATASVT from the coding sequence ATGAGCGGTAAAAAACAATTGAAACTGGGTGCGTTCATGCGTCCTGTCAGCATACATACAGGTGCTTGGCGCTATCCTGGGGCTTTACCTGATGCCAATTTTAACTTCCCAGCACTGAAACGATTTATCCAGAAACTAGAGCAGGGCAAGTTCGATGCATTCTTCATGGCCGATCACTTAGCGGTACTCAATATGCCGCTCAATGCTTTAAAGCGCAGTCACACCGTAACCTCGTTCGAGCCTTTCACTCTGCTTTCTGCCCTCGCAAGCGTCACCGAACATATCGGGTTGATAGCCACCGCTTCCACAACTTACGACCAGCCTTACCACATTGCTCGCCGCTTCGCGTCCCTAGATCATATCAGCGGCGGTCGCGCTGGTTGGAACATCGTTACCACAGCCAATCCAGACGCAGCACTTAACTTCGGTTTAAAAGAGGAAGTGGAGCATGACGAACGCTACGCACGAGCTAGAGAATTCTATGATGTCGTAACGGGACTTTGGGATTCCTTTGCTGACGATGCATTCATCCGAGACGTGGGATCGGGAATTTATTTCGATCCCTCAAAAATTCACGTTCTGGGTCATCAGGGAAAATATCTCTCGGTACGGGGACCATTAAACATCGCCAGACCCGTTCAGGGTTGGCCAGTCATAGTTCAGGCAGGTGCGTCTGAAGCGGGGCGTCAGCTGGCTGCCGAAACCGCTGAAATCGTGTTTGCATCCGCCAGCAGTTTGGAAGCAGGCAAAGTCTTCTTTGCTGACATTAAGAGTCGTGCGCGGGCGATCGGACGCGATCCAGAAACCATCAAAATTCTTCCGGGTGCCTTAGTTATCGTAGGTGAAACCGTAGAAGCAGCACGCGCCAAGCGTACCCATTTGGATAGCCTCGTGCATTATGACAGCGGGATCGCTAGCCTGAATAGCGCACTTGGTTATGACGTTTCGGGCTTCGATCCCGATGGTCCTTTGCCGATAATTCCACAGACTAACGCTGGTAAGAGCGCACGAGAACGAGTAATAGCGCTTTCCCAACGCGAGAATTTGACCATTCGACAGCTAGCTCAACGCATTGGCAGTTACGGCGGATTGGCGTTTGTCGGTACACCCCAAACCATTGCCGATGAAATGGAGCAATGGCTGACTGAGGAAGGATCTGACGGATTCAACATCATGTTCCCTTTTGTTCCAGAAGGGCTAAATGATTTTGTAGACAGGGTTGTGCCAGAACTCCAACGGCGTGGGATCTTTCGCCAGGACTACGAGGGCAAGACGCTGCGCGAAAATCTGGGACTGGCTCGCCCTGCTAATCGCTTCTTTGAGACTGCAACTGCATCTGTAACTTAA
- a CDS encoding 4Fe-4S binding protein has protein sequence MIELVSHKLCINCNVCVQVCPTNVFDSVPNQPPAIARKEDCQTCFMCEAYCPADALYVAPESHTNVAVNEDELIESGIMGEYRRILGWGYGRKNNSDLDTAHKLRQLPRPYQS, from the coding sequence ATGATCGAGCTTGTCAGCCATAAACTTTGTATCAACTGCAATGTTTGCGTCCAAGTTTGTCCTACCAATGTCTTTGACTCCGTACCCAACCAACCACCCGCGATCGCCAGAAAAGAAGACTGCCAAACGTGTTTCATGTGTGAGGCATATTGTCCTGCTGATGCACTCTATGTTGCGCCTGAATCTCATACTAATGTTGCAGTCAATGAGGATGAATTAATTGAAAGTGGCATCATGGGTGAATATCGTCGCATCTTGGGTTGGGGGTATGGCAGAAAAAACAATAGTGACTTGGATACTGCTCATAAACTGCGCCAACTACCGCGCCCCTATCAAAGTTAA
- a CDS encoding FAD-dependent oxidoreductase, giving the protein MLSENELQLAADVLVIGGGPAAAWAAWAAASQGVKVIIVDKGFLGTSGAAAASGNGIMAPCPENWDKVLSERYCLGNNLASLRWIERVIEKTWLSLPLVEDWGYRFPKENGESVRQSYYGPEYMRVLRKTLLRVGVQILDQSPALELLLAEDGSVAGAIGVQRQHHRTYTVRAGAVVLANGGCAFLSKALGCNTNTGDGLLMAVEAGAELSSMEASNHYAISTAFNATVTRGVPFGWASYTNEAGIDLGGYINGRRDPSFLPNALLKGSVYARLDRATPEVKAVIERSHFIAFLPYKKAGIDPYTERVPVTLVLEGTVRGTGGIRIVNDSCGTKVPGLYAAGDAASREFLSGLASGGGGPNAAWAISTGQWAGVGAAAFAKSLGAHACERVVRPVGQAGLRSHSSTFETFDSEAIVRGVQAQMFPLEKNYWRSEQGLLDSLAKLETLWQQVQANPKQNTVRDVEFSRRAAALTAVARWAYFSALHRTETRSEHIRVDYPQTDPNQRYYQATGGLEKLWVRRDWITDAMSDDKPQSICATPPTLTNQTTTSTSKS; this is encoded by the coding sequence TTGCTAAGCGAAAATGAACTACAATTAGCCGCTGATGTACTGGTAATTGGTGGCGGTCCAGCCGCCGCATGGGCAGCATGGGCAGCCGCATCTCAGGGTGTCAAAGTCATTATTGTTGATAAAGGGTTTTTAGGTACGAGCGGTGCTGCTGCTGCTAGTGGCAATGGTATTATGGCTCCTTGTCCCGAGAATTGGGACAAAGTTTTGTCGGAGCGCTATTGTTTAGGAAACAACCTAGCTAGCTTGCGTTGGATCGAGCGGGTGATTGAAAAAACTTGGCTCAGTTTGCCACTCGTGGAAGATTGGGGCTATCGTTTCCCTAAAGAAAATGGGGAATCCGTGCGCCAAAGTTATTACGGTCCTGAATATATGCGGGTACTTCGCAAAACCCTGTTGCGTGTGGGCGTTCAGATTCTCGACCAAAGTCCTGCTCTCGAGCTTTTATTAGCTGAGGACGGCTCAGTGGCTGGAGCAATAGGAGTGCAACGGCAGCATCATCGTACTTATACCGTTCGTGCTGGTGCAGTAGTCCTAGCAAATGGCGGTTGTGCATTCTTGAGCAAAGCATTGGGCTGCAATACCAATACAGGTGATGGATTGCTGATGGCAGTGGAAGCAGGTGCTGAACTTTCCAGTATGGAAGCTTCCAATCACTATGCCATCTCGACCGCTTTCAATGCCACAGTAACAAGGGGTGTTCCTTTTGGCTGGGCTAGCTACACTAATGAAGCGGGTATCGATCTGGGTGGCTATATCAATGGTCGTCGCGATCCATCCTTCCTCCCCAATGCTCTCCTAAAAGGCTCCGTTTATGCCCGTTTAGATCGAGCCACACCTGAAGTCAAGGCAGTGATTGAAAGGTCTCATTTCATTGCTTTTCTACCTTATAAAAAAGCTGGCATCGATCCCTATACAGAACGAGTGCCCGTAACACTAGTTTTAGAAGGTACAGTGCGTGGTACAGGTGGAATTCGGATTGTGAATGATAGTTGCGGTACAAAGGTTCCCGGACTTTACGCCGCTGGTGATGCTGCATCACGGGAGTTTTTATCTGGTTTGGCTTCTGGCGGTGGTGGTCCCAATGCCGCTTGGGCGATCTCTACAGGACAATGGGCAGGAGTTGGAGCAGCTGCTTTTGCGAAGAGTCTGGGCGCTCATGCTTGCGAACGGGTTGTGCGTCCTGTAGGTCAAGCCGGATTGCGCTCGCACTCAAGCACTTTTGAAACATTTGATAGCGAGGCAATTGTGCGGGGGGTACAAGCCCAGATGTTCCCATTAGAGAAAAATTACTGGCGTAGCGAGCAAGGGCTTTTGGATTCACTCGCCAAATTAGAAACGCTATGGCAGCAAGTACAAGCAAACCCAAAACAAAATACCGTGCGCGATGTGGAATTTTCTCGTCGGGCGGCTGCTCTCACGGCTGTAGCGCGATGGGCGTATTTTAGCGCTTTACATCGCACGGAAACACGCAGCGAACATATTCGCGTGGACTATCCCCAAACCGATCCAAATCAGCGTTATTATCAAGCCACTGGTGGTTTAGAAAAGCTTTGGGTGAGGCGTGATTGGATAACGGATGCGATGTCTGACGACAAGCCGCAAAGCATTTGCGCCACGCCTCCAACACTCACCAATCAAACTACAACCTCTACATCAAAGTCATAG
- a CDS encoding tetratricopeptide repeat protein, producing the protein MKNLLLAVFVFLAIVGCNNTKEVFVTDIQSRPVLRSVARPSSARDFYIQGQYRQTKGDSQGAIAAYNKALGLNPDYGEAYNKRGLAYFKLGNRQQAIADYNQALQINSNDTQAYNNRGNVYIAEGATRDAIADYNQAIRINPNYAEAYNNRGNARAATGDRNAAVDDYSEAIRLNPKYAVAYNNRGNARTILGDREGAIADYDEAIRLSPNFAAAYNNRGNARAALGDKEGAMADLQRAAKIFEKQDNQQLYQEVMNNMKELGQ; encoded by the coding sequence ATGAAAAATCTGTTGCTGGCTGTATTTGTGTTTTTGGCAATCGTGGGTTGTAACAATACTAAAGAAGTATTTGTAACAGATATTCAATCTCGTCCTGTCTTGCGTTCGGTAGCTAGACCATCTAGTGCTAGAGACTTTTATATTCAGGGTCAGTACAGGCAAACAAAAGGAGACTCTCAAGGCGCGATCGCTGCATACAATAAAGCGCTCGGTCTTAATCCCGATTATGGAGAAGCTTACAATAAGCGAGGGTTAGCCTACTTTAAGTTAGGAAACAGACAGCAAGCGATCGCAGACTACAATCAAGCCCTGCAAATAAATTCTAATGATACTCAAGCTTATAATAATAGGGGGAATGTTTATATAGCAGAGGGAGCAACACGAGATGCGATCGCAGATTACAATCAAGCGATTCGCATTAATCCTAATTATGCTGAAGCATACAATAATCGAGGAAATGCTAGAGCAGCGACTGGAGATAGAAATGCAGCCGTAGACGATTACAGTGAAGCGATTCGCCTCAATCCCAAATACGCCGTCGCATATAATAATAGAGGGAACGCCCGCACCATTTTAGGAGATAGAGAGGGAGCAATTGCAGATTACGACGAAGCCATTCGTCTATCCCCCAACTTTGCTGCAGCATACAATAATCGGGGTAATGCTCGGGCTGCATTAGGAGACAAAGAGGGTGCTATGGCTGATTTGCAACGAGCAGCCAAAATTTTTGAAAAACAAGACAATCAGCAATTGTATCAAGAAGTGATGAATAATATGAAAGAGCTTGGACAATAG
- a CDS encoding 3'-5' exonuclease, protein MPYLTSESTIRSLIAEYTKASTLWIDTEVAEYNTRNPRLSLIQVLDEPADLSGERTFILDVLNQPHTVAEFIDKIMVNSKIEKVFHNASYDLKFLGGKKAKNITCTLELAKKIPYYALPVPNYQLKTLAEELCDFQNIEKQEQKSDWGRRPLTEDQIEYAYLDCIYLAQVHLNLIELNKEINPEPAAEDITALNARYAQIEEQWKVLNSEYEHLRERIKKAMQLQNVSETPYLKLSSYERTSVKVAFMELVQLVQNQSLDFDFPIALTQKLQKDLGENLEQLSVDVEKKTYWQLTSKNQESDAGQDEE, encoded by the coding sequence ATGCCATACCTGACTTCAGAAAGTACGATTCGTTCTCTGATTGCTGAATATACAAAAGCCAGTACTTTATGGATTGATACCGAAGTTGCTGAGTACAACACTCGCAATCCGAGATTATCGCTGATTCAAGTCTTGGATGAGCCAGCAGATTTGAGCGGGGAACGCACTTTTATTTTGGATGTTCTCAACCAGCCCCACACTGTCGCTGAGTTTATTGACAAAATTATGGTTAATTCCAAAATTGAAAAAGTTTTTCATAATGCCAGCTACGATTTAAAATTTTTAGGTGGAAAGAAAGCAAAAAATATTACTTGTACTTTAGAATTGGCAAAAAAAATTCCTTATTATGCTTTACCAGTTCCTAACTATCAATTGAAAACGTTAGCTGAAGAACTTTGTGATTTCCAGAATATAGAAAAGCAAGAACAGAAAAGTGATTGGGGACGGCGACCCTTAACTGAAGACCAAATAGAGTATGCTTACTTAGACTGTATTTATCTTGCTCAAGTCCATTTAAATTTGATAGAATTAAATAAAGAAATTAATCCAGAACCTGCTGCGGAAGACATAACAGCCCTAAATGCAAGATACGCGCAGATTGAGGAACAGTGGAAGGTGCTCAATTCAGAGTACGAGCATTTGCGGGAGCGCATCAAAAAAGCCATGCAATTGCAAAATGTATCTGAGACACCATATTTAAAACTGTCTTCTTACGAACGCACATCTGTAAAAGTTGCGTTTATGGAACTGGTACAGTTGGTACAAAATCAATCTCTTGATTTTGATTTTCCGATTGCATTGACTCAAAAATTACAAAAAGATTTAGGAGAAAATTTAGAACAACTGTCAGTAGACGTTGAGAAAAAAACTTACTGGCAACTAACATCGAAAAATCAAGAAAGTGATGCAGGACAGGATGAAGAATAA
- a CDS encoding HAD-IIB family hydrolase gives MRYFVLATDYDGTLATDGRVSDETIAALKRLRLSGRKLILVTGRELEDLQRAFPELDLFDWVVVENGALLYSPASRQEKPLGSKPPEEFIKALRDRKVDPLSVGRVIVATWHPNETTVLQTIRELGLELQVIFNKGAVMILPSGINKAVGLTAALDEMKLSPHNVVAVGDAENDHAFLELCQCSVAVANALPVVKERVDFVTENSRGAGVVELIDRLLASDLTEINIQREQHNILLGTREDDSLVNIQAYGSNLLLTGTSGGGKSTLATAVLERIAEQNYQFCIIDPEGDYENFEDAVILGDTNRAPRIQEILDLLEQPHQNVIVNLLGVALADRPAFFAEFLPQLQELRARTGRPHWIVVDEAHHLMPASWNPASLTLPQKLDCMMFITVHPDQVAPAALSLVDAIITVGLSPEKNIEQFCSVVGHCPPQLAPQKLEPGEAMVWFRESETEPFRFRITPGNTERRRHVRKYAQGQLGEDKSFYFVGPLGKLNLRAQNLILFTQIAEGVDDETWLYHLKQGDYSRWFQEAIKDDSLAEEAEKIEKTANGSARESRAAIKAAIEQRYTLPA, from the coding sequence ATGCGCTACTTTGTCTTAGCCACTGACTATGATGGTACGCTAGCAACTGACGGTCGCGTAAGCGATGAAACTATAGCAGCTTTAAAACGCCTGCGCCTTTCTGGTAGAAAATTGATATTAGTGACAGGTCGCGAACTAGAAGATTTGCAGCGTGCATTTCCAGAATTGGATTTATTTGATTGGGTGGTGGTAGAAAATGGCGCTTTGTTGTACTCTCCTGCTTCCCGTCAGGAGAAACCATTAGGCTCAAAACCGCCCGAAGAGTTTATCAAAGCATTACGCGATCGCAAAGTAGATCCTTTGTCAGTTGGTCGAGTCATTGTTGCCACTTGGCATCCCAACGAAACAACAGTACTGCAAACAATTCGGGAGTTGGGTTTGGAATTGCAAGTCATTTTTAATAAAGGTGCAGTTATGATACTGCCTTCCGGTATCAACAAAGCAGTAGGATTGACTGCTGCTTTAGATGAAATGAAGTTATCACCGCATAATGTTGTAGCTGTAGGTGATGCTGAAAATGACCATGCTTTCTTAGAATTGTGTCAGTGTTCTGTCGCTGTTGCAAACGCTTTACCGGTGGTAAAAGAACGAGTAGATTTTGTCACTGAAAACAGTCGCGGTGCTGGTGTTGTCGAACTGATCGATCGATTGCTGGCTTCAGATTTGACTGAGATAAACATCCAAAGGGAACAACACAATATTTTATTGGGTACGAGAGAAGATGATTCTCTCGTAAATATCCAGGCTTACGGCTCAAATCTTTTACTAACTGGTACTTCTGGTGGTGGTAAATCGACTTTGGCAACGGCTGTACTGGAGCGCATTGCAGAGCAAAATTATCAATTCTGTATCATCGATCCTGAAGGCGATTACGAAAACTTTGAAGATGCAGTTATTTTAGGTGATACTAACAGAGCGCCAAGGATACAAGAAATTTTAGATTTACTAGAGCAACCGCACCAAAATGTGATTGTTAACTTACTGGGCGTTGCTTTAGCAGATCGTCCCGCCTTTTTTGCCGAATTTTTACCCCAATTGCAGGAATTAAGAGCGCGTACCGGTCGTCCTCATTGGATAGTGGTAGATGAAGCCCATCACCTCATGCCTGCTTCTTGGAATCCTGCTTCCCTAACACTACCCCAAAAGCTTGATTGCATGATGTTTATTACCGTCCATCCCGACCAAGTTGCCCCCGCAGCACTATCTTTGGTAGATGCTATCATTACTGTAGGTTTGTCACCAGAGAAAAATATTGAGCAATTCTGTTCTGTTGTGGGTCATTGTCCCCCACAACTGGCTCCTCAAAAACTCGAACCAGGAGAGGCGATGGTATGGTTCCGCGAATCTGAGACCGAACCATTCCGCTTCCGCATCACTCCCGGAAATACAGAACGCCGCCGTCATGTACGCAAGTATGCTCAAGGACAATTGGGAGAAGATAAAAGCTTTTACTTTGTAGGACCATTGGGCAAACTCAATCTCCGCGCTCAAAACTTAATTTTGTTTACCCAAATTGCTGAAGGCGTTGATGACGAAACCTGGTTGTACCATCTCAAGCAGGGAGACTATTCCCGTTGGTTCCAAGAAGCTATTAAGGATGATTCTTTAGCGGAGGAAGCTGAGAAGATAGAGAAAACTGCTAACGGTTCAGCCAGAGAAAGCCGTGCGGCTATTAAAGCTGCTATTGAACAGCGTTATACTCTACCAGCTTAA
- a CDS encoding GAF domain-containing hybrid sensor histidine kinase/response regulator: MEKDVRETKILFFDDRPEQLQELFNILIHKGYSVQRSNFQPEEILPRVLLEVPDIIVLNVTLRETETYTICHHLKSNERTENIPIIFINFINNIHEKLKYLRLGIFDYITQPTTEEEILLRIENQLKTQKWQKQLKEQNLQLQNEIKSREFAEIELRESAERERAISHVIQSMRQSLDLKTIFAATTQELRQVLNCDRVVVYRFNPDWSGEFIAESVGKSWASIIEANQSNPDLTKNALENERCIIQLFNSQDNQVLDTYMQETQGGVYNQGTSFLCVPDIYKADFDSCYINLLERFQAKAYITVPIFCGQQLWGLLASYQNSNTRNWKTGEINIVVQIGNQLGVALQQVELLAKTQEQSTALQQAVIAADAANHAKSEFLANMSHELRTPLNAILGFTQLMSRDRKLSRETQQNLEIINRAGEHLLSLINDILEMSKIEAGRTTLNINSFDLYHLLNNLQQMLHLRAVSKGLELVFELDANLPQNVKTDASKLRQVLLNLLGNAIKFTNSGRVTLRARLEAGIWGLGSGKETSQSLIFEVQDTGLGIAPHEMDLLFEPFGQTETGRESQQGTGLGLAICRKYLHLMGGEIGVRSTLGEGSTFAFHIPIELTCQSENIISPVPKRVIGLAPNQPEYRILVVDDASDSRLLLVKLLSAIGFKVREANNGTQAILEWESWHPQIIFMDMRMPVMDGYEATRQIKAREKTLGMSHSQTPNRNRQFPTIIIALTASAFEEQSTFMIQAGCNDFIKKPFREEFLLEKLKQYLGLQYLYEEENSSVEDVNNYVSEDFFLELCQMSPEWLRELNHAAAQCSDELILKFIEQIPAEYALLASALTDLAHNFYFEKIMQLTDLALSGNL, translated from the coding sequence ATGGAAAAGGATGTCCGGGAAACAAAAATCTTATTTTTTGACGATCGACCAGAACAGCTACAGGAGCTATTTAACATCCTTATCCATAAAGGTTACAGTGTTCAAAGAAGTAATTTTCAACCAGAAGAGATACTCCCTCGCGTTCTTCTGGAAGTACCCGATATAATTGTGTTAAATGTTACACTTCGAGAAACAGAAACATATACAATTTGCCACCATTTAAAATCAAATGAGAGAACTGAAAATATACCAATAATTTTTATTAACTTTATAAATAATATTCATGAAAAATTAAAATATTTGAGATTGGGTATTTTTGATTATATTACGCAACCGACTACTGAAGAAGAGATTTTATTGCGTATAGAAAATCAACTCAAGACTCAAAAATGGCAAAAACAACTAAAAGAGCAAAATCTCCAACTACAAAATGAAATTAAATCTCGCGAGTTTGCAGAAATTGAATTAAGGGAAAGTGCAGAAAGGGAACGAGCCATATCCCACGTGATTCAAAGTATGCGGCAATCGTTAGATTTAAAAACAATTTTTGCTGCCACAACACAAGAATTGCGACAAGTCCTTAATTGCGATCGCGTTGTTGTGTACCGTTTTAATCCAGATTGGAGTGGAGAGTTCATCGCGGAGTCTGTAGGCAAAAGCTGGGCGTCTATCATTGAAGCAAATCAAAGTAACCCCGATCTGACTAAAAATGCTTTAGAAAACGAACGTTGCATCATTCAACTATTTAACAGTCAAGATAATCAAGTTTTAGATACTTATATGCAAGAAACTCAAGGCGGCGTATACAACCAGGGTACGAGTTTCTTGTGTGTTCCCGATATTTACAAAGCCGATTTTGACTCTTGTTATATTAATCTTTTGGAACGCTTTCAAGCCAAAGCTTATATTACCGTTCCCATATTTTGCGGTCAGCAACTTTGGGGACTGCTTGCAAGTTATCAAAATTCCAATACTCGAAACTGGAAAACAGGAGAAATTAATATTGTTGTGCAAATAGGCAATCAGTTGGGAGTTGCACTACAGCAAGTAGAACTCCTGGCAAAAACTCAAGAACAGTCAACAGCATTGCAACAGGCTGTTATTGCTGCTGATGCTGCCAATCATGCCAAAAGTGAATTTCTAGCAAACATGAGTCACGAGCTGCGGACGCCACTCAATGCTATTCTTGGCTTTACCCAATTGATGAGTCGCGATCGCAAATTATCCCGAGAAACTCAGCAGAATCTAGAAATCATTAATCGTGCGGGAGAACACCTACTTAGCTTAATCAATGACATTTTGGAAATGTCTAAAATTGAAGCAGGTAGGACAACCCTCAACATCAACTCTTTCGATCTATATCACCTCTTGAATAACTTGCAACAAATGCTGCATTTACGTGCAGTTTCAAAAGGTTTAGAACTGGTGTTTGAGTTAGATGCAAACCTTCCCCAAAACGTAAAAACCGATGCCAGTAAGCTGCGTCAAGTTTTGCTCAACCTCTTAGGTAATGCCATCAAGTTTACTAACAGTGGGCGCGTGACATTGCGTGCAAGATTGGAGGCTGGGATCTGGGGCTTGGGATCTGGGAAAGAAACCTCCCAATCCCTCATCTTTGAGGTTCAAGACACTGGGCTTGGAATTGCACCTCATGAAATGGATTTGCTGTTTGAACCATTTGGGCAAACAGAAACCGGTAGAGAATCACAACAAGGAACGGGGCTGGGATTAGCTATTTGCCGTAAATACCTGCATCTTATGGGTGGTGAGATTGGCGTTCGCAGTACTTTAGGCGAGGGTAGTACCTTTGCTTTTCACATCCCTATTGAATTAACTTGTCAAAGCGAAAATATCATTAGCCCAGTACCGAAGCGAGTCATCGGTTTGGCACCCAATCAACCGGAGTACCGTATCTTAGTGGTAGATGATGCAAGCGACAGTCGTTTATTGTTAGTGAAATTACTGTCAGCGATCGGATTTAAAGTCCGCGAAGCAAACAATGGAACACAAGCTATTTTGGAGTGGGAATCTTGGCACCCACAGATCATTTTTATGGATATGCGAATGCCAGTCATGGATGGTTATGAAGCAACAAGACAGATTAAGGCAAGGGAAAAGACACTTGGAATGAGTCACTCTCAAACCCCGAACCGCAATCGTCAATTCCCAACTATTATCATCGCCCTCACGGCTAGTGCCTTTGAAGAACAAAGTACGTTTATGATTCAAGCAGGCTGTAATGATTTTATTAAAAAGCCGTTTCGAGAAGAATTTTTACTAGAAAAATTAAAGCAATATTTGGGTCTGCAATACCTTTATGAAGAAGAAAATAGCTCTGTAGAGGATGTAAATAATTATGTATCTGAGGATTTTTTTCTGGAATTATGTCAGATGTCCCCTGAATGGTTAAGAGAATTAAACCATGCAGCAGCACAATGTAGTGATGAGTTAATTCTTAAATTTATAGAGCAGATTCCTGCTGAATATGCTCTCTTAGCATCTGCTTTAACTGATTTAGCTCACAATTTCTACTTTGAAAAAATCATGCAATTAACTGACTTGGCATTATCCGGAAATTTATAA
- a CDS encoding SRPBCC family protein, producing MRASSTSDTVITGSNMVWNQDQQRLLMQGEILVQTSSHTAWGGAVTATMYVPLMRSQVWQQITDYPRWVQYFPDVTKSEVLQRGEAKRLYQAAQKAFLFFTAQVEIYLNVVEEIGQRIQFRLEKGTFHDFTANLELKDCGNGTLLTYGVAATPTIPVPSIFIQQAMNFELPTNMRKMRQVLCKGQ from the coding sequence ATGAGGGCATCGTCAACATCAGATACAGTTATTACTGGTTCAAATATGGTTTGGAATCAAGATCAACAAAGATTGTTGATGCAAGGCGAAATATTAGTACAGACAAGCTCGCATACAGCCTGGGGCGGTGCTGTGACAGCCACAATGTACGTACCATTGATGCGATCGCAAGTGTGGCAGCAAATTACAGATTATCCCCGTTGGGTGCAATATTTTCCGGATGTGACCAAAAGTGAAGTGTTGCAACGAGGAGAAGCCAAGCGTCTGTATCAAGCAGCACAAAAAGCTTTCTTATTTTTTACAGCTCAAGTCGAAATTTACCTTAACGTTGTAGAAGAAATTGGACAGCGGATACAATTTCGACTGGAAAAAGGCACATTTCACGATTTTACGGCTAACTTAGAGCTAAAAGATTGTGGTAATGGCACTTTACTGACTTATGGAGTGGCAGCAACTCCGACCATACCCGTACCATCTATTTTTATACAACAAGCAATGAACTTTGAATTGCCAACAAATATGCGTAAAATGCGACAAGTGCTTTGTAAGGGTCAGTAA